The following coding sequences are from one Lipingzhangella halophila window:
- a CDS encoding DUF4350 domain-containing protein codes for MTTTAPPPTRTGPSGPSPVTPGPGDLWRRVRGPLAFLGGLVVVAVVLSLGAEQTNEGLLDPEGANPQGTRALVQILQERGADVTIARNTEDARTAGSDDDTVVVLAQSHRLLPEELDQLAATRGDLVLIQPTTQALNALAPGVRVADRTDDPGATLSPQCDLPGARAAGDAETGGELYTASEDAGAGGSAPVSCYPSGDGAALVQVPRGDGGTTTVLGTGVPLTNERLATEGNAALGLNLVGEHDAVWFLPDVPTQAEQAQLWELIPRAFYLALAPLGATLLLLALWRGRRLGPLVTERLPVVVRSSETTEGRARLYASRRARDRAAVALRSGVIERVRPALGLGPDASPESVVTGVAERTGDNPARLRELLYGDAAEEGADVPDDAALVRLADDLDALEDRLR; via the coding sequence ATGACCACGACCGCTCCCCCTCCCACACGGACCGGGCCGAGTGGCCCGTCCCCGGTGACTCCGGGCCCCGGTGACCTCTGGCGCCGGGTACGCGGACCACTGGCGTTCCTCGGCGGGCTCGTCGTCGTCGCGGTGGTGCTGTCGCTGGGCGCGGAACAGACCAACGAAGGGCTGCTGGACCCCGAAGGCGCCAACCCCCAGGGCACCCGCGCCCTGGTGCAGATCCTGCAGGAGCGCGGGGCCGACGTCACGATCGCGCGCAACACAGAGGACGCCCGCACCGCCGGCTCGGACGACGACACGGTCGTGGTCCTCGCGCAGTCGCACCGGCTGCTCCCCGAAGAGCTCGACCAGCTCGCCGCCACGCGCGGCGACCTGGTCCTGATCCAGCCCACCACGCAGGCGCTCAACGCACTCGCGCCGGGCGTGCGCGTGGCCGACCGCACCGACGACCCGGGCGCCACCCTGAGCCCCCAGTGCGACCTGCCTGGGGCGCGCGCCGCGGGCGACGCAGAGACCGGCGGCGAGCTGTACACCGCCAGCGAGGACGCGGGGGCCGGCGGGTCCGCCCCGGTGTCCTGTTACCCGTCCGGCGACGGGGCGGCGCTGGTCCAGGTGCCGCGCGGCGACGGCGGCACCACGACGGTCCTCGGCACCGGCGTACCGCTCACCAACGAGCGGCTGGCCACCGAGGGCAACGCCGCACTCGGGCTGAACCTGGTGGGCGAGCACGACGCGGTGTGGTTCCTGCCCGACGTACCCACCCAGGCCGAGCAGGCCCAACTGTGGGAGCTGATCCCCCGCGCGTTCTACCTGGCCCTGGCGCCGCTTGGGGCGACCCTGCTGCTTCTCGCGCTGTGGCGCGGGCGCCGGCTGGGCCCGCTGGTCACCGAGCGGCTCCCGGTGGTCGTGCGCTCCTCCGAGACCACCGAAGGCCGGGCCCGGCTCTACGCCTCGCGCCGCGCGCGGGACCGCGCGGCCGTGGCGCTGCGCTCCGGAGTCATCGAGCGGGTGCGCCCCGCGCTGGGGCTCGGCCCCGACGCGTCGCCCGAGTCCGTGGTCACGGGGGTAGCGGAGCGCACCGGCGACAACCCGGCGCGGCTCAGGGAGCTACTTTACGGTGACGCCGCCGAGGAGGGCGCTGACGTGCCCGACGACGCCGCCCTGGTCCGGCTCGCCGACGACCTCGACGCGCTGGAGGACCGGCTGCGATGA
- a CDS encoding ATP-binding protein has translation MSGHSALDQLPSVTIPLGLVVPWRKKHYFDSDAEPMTFTRRAFHFWGDPVLFPLVRAFLSGCTAGQDNEYRYVFALLGSELAGNAIRHSRSGEPGGCYTLRVDRSAEGLTLTCRDSGSPDSARRRGSNREYLATDPSGLEPDADTGRGLHLVDAFATSWGDNGFADHRHVWFYLDFGLTGSEWNTA, from the coding sequence ATGTCCGGTCACAGCGCCCTCGATCAGCTACCCTCTGTTACGATCCCGCTCGGGTTGGTTGTCCCGTGGCGGAAGAAGCACTACTTCGACTCTGACGCCGAGCCCATGACCTTCACTCGACGGGCCTTTCACTTCTGGGGGGATCCTGTGTTGTTTCCGCTGGTGCGTGCCTTTTTGAGTGGCTGCACGGCCGGGCAGGACAACGAGTACCGCTACGTGTTCGCGCTGCTGGGCAGCGAACTCGCCGGGAACGCCATCCGGCACTCGCGCTCGGGGGAGCCCGGCGGTTGCTACACGCTGCGTGTTGACCGCTCCGCCGAAGGGCTGACCCTGACCTGTCGCGACTCCGGCAGTCCGGATTCCGCGCGGCGCCGGGGCTCGAACCGCGAGTACCTCGCCACCGACCCCTCCGGTCTGGAACCCGACGCCGATACCGGGCGCGGGTTGCACCTGGTGGACGCGTTCGCCACCTCCTGGGGCGACAACGGGTTCGCCGACCACCGGCACGTGTGGTTCTACCTGGACTTCGGGCTGACCGGAAGCGAGTGGAACACCGCCTGA
- a CDS encoding glycerophosphoryl diester phosphodiesterase membrane domain-containing protein, translating to MTHEHGHASGGPGEAHEPGSGQEPANPASPPPAQGAPWVAPGQHESSTPPPSFAPPGQASGQPPPYDPARAGWSGPYGAGHVMGPRPGVIPLRPLNMSEILNGAFNYVRHNAKAVLGLSFILTGIASVVTSIGMGGYMGDYGSWIGRMLNDPSAADIDTLPVAPWTIITMYGGALFAYIGQIVLTGLLAAVVGLAVLGRKLTMKEAMEAVRGRMGALFGVAGLLFLIGLGYTTLLAVFLGTAFAVGYFVGVLPGVIIGASGIAATIVVSVWIWVRTSLAMPVTILERVGPGRSLARSWRLTQRSWWRVFGLLFLSVLIASIVANLLTTPFALIGAVVPVFSPGAFWAYVVSTASSYVGTVLAAALSVPFVIGVTTLLYVDLRMRREGLDLRMQTATQSGEALGAEVYLPDTEGTPAYPDAQYGGQVSGNPM from the coding sequence ATGACGCACGAGCACGGTCACGCCTCGGGCGGTCCGGGCGAGGCCCACGAGCCCGGCAGCGGCCAGGAGCCCGCCAACCCGGCGTCCCCGCCGCCGGCTCAGGGCGCCCCATGGGTGGCGCCCGGACAACACGAGTCGTCCACCCCGCCGCCCTCGTTCGCCCCGCCCGGCCAGGCCAGCGGGCAGCCGCCGCCGTACGACCCCGCGCGAGCGGGCTGGTCCGGGCCCTACGGGGCCGGCCACGTTATGGGGCCGCGGCCCGGCGTCATCCCGCTGCGGCCGCTCAACATGAGTGAGATTCTCAACGGAGCGTTCAACTACGTCCGGCACAACGCCAAGGCGGTGCTGGGGCTGTCGTTCATCCTCACCGGGATCGCCAGTGTGGTGACCTCGATCGGCATGGGCGGCTACATGGGCGACTACGGCTCGTGGATCGGCCGGATGCTGAACGATCCCAGCGCGGCCGACATCGACACCCTGCCGGTCGCCCCGTGGACCATCATCACGATGTACGGCGGCGCGCTCTTCGCCTACATCGGCCAGATCGTGCTGACCGGCCTGCTGGCGGCGGTGGTGGGGCTGGCCGTGCTCGGCCGCAAGCTCACCATGAAGGAGGCCATGGAGGCGGTGCGGGGCCGCATGGGCGCGTTGTTCGGGGTCGCCGGCCTGCTCTTCCTCATCGGCCTGGGCTACACCACCCTGCTCGCCGTGTTCCTCGGGACCGCGTTCGCCGTCGGGTACTTCGTCGGGGTGCTCCCCGGGGTCATCATCGGGGCGTCCGGCATCGCCGCGACCATCGTGGTGAGCGTGTGGATCTGGGTGCGGACCTCGCTGGCCATGCCGGTCACCATCCTGGAACGCGTCGGCCCGGGCCGCTCCCTGGCCCGGTCGTGGCGGCTCACCCAGCGAAGCTGGTGGCGGGTCTTCGGGCTCCTGTTCCTGTCCGTGCTCATCGCCAGCATCGTGGCCAACCTGCTGACCACCCCGTTCGCACTCATCGGGGCGGTCGTACCGGTCTTCTCGCCGGGCGCGTTCTGGGCCTACGTGGTCAGCACCGCGTCCTCCTACGTCGGGACCGTACTCGCCGCTGCGCTCAGCGTGCCGTTCGTGATCGGCGTGACCACACTGCTCTACGTCGACCTGCGCATGCGGCGCGAGGGCCTCGACCTCCGGATGCAGACCGCGACGCAGTCGGGTGAGGCGCTGGGGGCCGAGGTCTACCTGCCCGACACGGAAGGCACCCCCGCGTACCCCGACGCGCAGTACGGCGGCCAGGTCTCCGGGAACCCGATGTGA
- a CDS encoding AAA family ATPase translates to MTATTHDQPSAEEARAALTALRDEVAKAVVGQDETVTGLVVALLTRGHVLMEGVPGVAKTLLVRALAAALSLDHKRTQFTPDLMPGDITGSLVYDARSAKFEFYEGPVFTNLFLADEINRTPPKTQAALLEAMEERQVSVEGRPTPLADPFVVVATQNPVEYEGTYPLPEAQLDRFLLELVVPLPGRDEEVGMLTRHAEGFDPGDLRAAGVRPVAGAAELRAAREAVATTRIAPEVLEYVVDICRATRQSPSLQLGASPRGATALLRTSRAWAWLAGREYVTPDDVKALAKPTLRHRVTLRPEAELEGASASGIIDGVLASVPVPQ, encoded by the coding sequence GTGACCGCCACCACCCACGATCAGCCCTCCGCCGAGGAGGCGCGGGCCGCGCTGACCGCGCTGCGCGACGAGGTCGCCAAGGCCGTGGTCGGCCAGGACGAGACCGTGACCGGCCTGGTCGTCGCCCTGCTGACCCGCGGCCACGTCCTCATGGAGGGCGTGCCCGGTGTCGCCAAGACGCTGCTGGTGCGGGCGCTCGCGGCCGCGCTCTCGCTGGACCACAAGCGCACCCAGTTCACCCCGGACCTGATGCCGGGCGACATCACCGGCTCGCTGGTGTACGACGCCCGTTCGGCGAAGTTCGAGTTCTACGAGGGGCCGGTTTTCACCAACCTGTTCCTGGCCGACGAGATCAACCGGACCCCGCCGAAGACGCAGGCCGCGCTGCTGGAGGCGATGGAGGAGCGGCAGGTGAGCGTCGAGGGCCGGCCCACGCCACTGGCCGACCCGTTCGTGGTCGTCGCGACGCAGAACCCCGTCGAGTACGAGGGCACCTACCCGCTGCCGGAGGCGCAGCTCGACCGGTTCCTGCTGGAGCTGGTGGTGCCGCTGCCGGGACGGGACGAGGAGGTCGGGATGCTCACCCGGCACGCCGAGGGGTTCGACCCGGGCGACCTGCGGGCCGCCGGGGTGCGGCCGGTGGCCGGTGCGGCCGAGCTGCGCGCGGCCCGAGAGGCCGTCGCCACCACCCGGATCGCCCCCGAGGTGCTGGAGTACGTCGTCGACATCTGCCGGGCGACCCGGCAGTCGCCGTCGCTGCAGCTCGGCGCCTCACCGCGGGGCGCGACGGCGCTGCTGCGCACCAGCCGCGCCTGGGCGTGGCTGGCGGGGCGCGAGTACGTCACTCCTGACGACGTGAAGGCCCTCGCCAAGCCCACGCTGCGGCACCGGGTCACCCTGCGCCCCGAGGCCGAGCTGGAGGGGGCCAGCGCCAGCGGAATCATCGACGGCGTGCTGGCGTCGGTTCCGGTGCCGCAGTGA
- a CDS encoding DUF4129 domain-containing protein yields the protein MTAPLSSAVPLAAAAPAIVDRDEGVRHARDELSDRIYQNAEPGLVERILIRVGEWVDWLSQQVSNALPGGSLVLGLLLGLLLALLAGLLVYARPARRAKRRRAVFAADSPRTAADHRTAAEEHAAAGEYAEAIRERLRAITRDLEERAIITPRPGRTATELATDASAALPARREALHRAAALFNDVVYGDRPATADDAHLLRELDDQLRVTQPVGNGGSTA from the coding sequence GTGACGGCACCACTCAGCAGCGCGGTCCCCCTCGCGGCGGCCGCCCCGGCCATCGTCGACCGGGACGAAGGGGTCCGCCACGCCCGCGACGAGCTGTCCGACCGGATCTACCAGAACGCGGAACCCGGCCTGGTCGAGCGGATCCTCATCCGGGTCGGCGAGTGGGTCGACTGGCTGAGCCAGCAGGTGAGCAACGCGCTCCCCGGCGGCTCGCTGGTGCTCGGCCTGCTGCTGGGGCTGCTGCTCGCGCTCCTGGCCGGGCTGCTCGTCTACGCCCGGCCGGCCCGGCGGGCCAAGCGGCGCCGCGCGGTGTTCGCCGCCGACTCGCCCCGCACCGCCGCCGACCACCGCACCGCGGCCGAGGAGCACGCAGCGGCCGGCGAGTACGCGGAAGCCATCCGGGAACGCCTGCGCGCGATCACCCGGGACCTGGAGGAGCGCGCCATCATCACGCCGCGGCCCGGGCGTACCGCGACCGAGCTGGCCACCGACGCGTCCGCCGCACTGCCGGCGCGGCGCGAGGCGCTGCACCGCGCCGCCGCACTGTTCAACGACGTCGTCTACGGCGACCGCCCGGCCACCGCCGACGACGCGCACCTGCTGCGTGAGCTGGACGACCAGCTTCGCGTAACCCAGCCAGTGGGCAATGGGGGGTCGACCGCATGA
- a CDS encoding helix-turn-helix domain-containing protein → MRNPYSPTLRLRRLATELKQGREHANLTVAQAGTALGWTASKISKIETTETKRINPGDLDKLMDLYEITDPDKRRAMHALARDAKERGWWSKYREVFGDQALPDFEAEASAIRSFEGLVIPGLLQTPEYAEALFQGGRYTGPEDIERRVQARISRREILTRFDPVWLRVVMDEAALRRMIGGPRTMAAQMRHLLYMAQLPNIDIQLLPFDVGSHAALVAPFSILEFPDPLNAPIVHVGTVTDSVFFEQPGDVERYNATFGDIQGTAISTSQTATFIDDLARSLESTP, encoded by the coding sequence ATGCGCAACCCATACAGCCCAACACTGCGGCTCCGTCGGCTCGCCACCGAACTGAAACAAGGCCGCGAACACGCCAACCTCACCGTCGCCCAGGCCGGCACAGCGCTGGGCTGGACGGCTTCCAAAATCAGCAAGATCGAGACAACCGAGACCAAGCGGATCAATCCGGGCGACCTTGACAAGCTGATGGACCTCTACGAGATCACCGACCCTGACAAGCGACGGGCCATGCACGCGCTGGCGCGCGATGCCAAGGAGCGCGGGTGGTGGTCGAAGTATCGCGAGGTCTTCGGAGACCAGGCGCTGCCGGACTTCGAGGCCGAGGCGTCAGCCATCCGAAGCTTCGAAGGACTGGTGATTCCGGGCCTCCTCCAGACCCCGGAGTACGCCGAAGCTCTCTTCCAGGGAGGTCGGTACACCGGTCCTGAGGACATCGAACGCCGCGTACAGGCTCGGATCTCGCGACGCGAGATCCTGACCAGGTTCGACCCTGTATGGCTACGTGTGGTGATGGACGAGGCGGCGCTCCGCCGGATGATCGGCGGCCCCAGGACCATGGCGGCCCAGATGCGCCACCTTCTCTACATGGCCCAACTACCCAACATCGACATTCAGTTGCTCCCGTTCGACGTGGGCTCCCACGCGGCCCTCGTCGCCCCGTTCAGCATCCTGGAGTTTCCCGACCCTCTCAATGCTCCGATCGTCCATGTGGGAACCGTGACTGATTCAGTATTCTTTGAGCAACCTGGAGACGTTGAGCGTTATAACGCGACATTCGGCGATATCCAGGGCACAGCTATAAGCACCTCGCAGACCGCGACGTTCATCGACGACCTAGCCAGATCCCTAGAGAGCACGCCATGA
- the mtrB gene encoding MtrAB system histidine kinase MtrB, whose protein sequence is MATSTGDANAANPLESEEAAHSRWQRVANLLRSGYLVAQRAARGLVRAVHSRWRRSLQLRVVSTTLVISAVVTAVLGFFLIQQVQSGLLDAKESAALSDHKAGLSYAKNVMQNGDAAEQDAQLEQVTQDLSARSGTTGLYEVVIIPSADGVAGWATVDQESVPDRLREEVSSAELESQYLTYTEIVRGDSTEPALAVGAQLTNAFELYYLFPLEHEQQMLTLVQNTMVFAAAALIISFAVIAYLVTRQVVSPVRLAAGSAEKLASGDLSERMKVRGEDDLARLAMSFNDMAGNLQEKIHELEELSKVQRQFVSDVSHELRTPLSTIRMAGDLLYEDREDLDPSMSRSVELLQGQLERFEELLGDLLEISRHDAGAATLTIESVDIRDSVLKAVSDAEQIAERRGIKVVLRLPAEPCTAEFDQRRINRILRNLIVNAIEHSEGKDVIVTAAGDRDAVAVAVRDFGVGLKDGEEHLCFDRFWRADPARARTTGGTGLGLSIAKEDALLHGGWLQAWGAPGKGSQFRLSLPRENGKELRGSPLPLAPPEMAIGRARPVQPASPPDLDSTRSAGGMDA, encoded by the coding sequence GTGGCGACTAGCACCGGCGACGCCAACGCGGCGAATCCGCTGGAGAGTGAGGAGGCCGCGCATTCGCGCTGGCAGCGGGTGGCGAACCTGCTCCGCAGCGGATACCTCGTGGCCCAGCGGGCGGCCCGTGGTCTGGTGCGCGCCGTCCACTCGCGGTGGCGGCGTTCGCTGCAACTACGGGTGGTCAGCACCACTCTGGTGATCTCGGCGGTGGTCACCGCCGTTCTCGGGTTCTTCCTGATCCAGCAGGTGCAGTCCGGGCTGCTCGACGCCAAGGAGAGCGCGGCGCTCAGCGACCACAAAGCCGGCCTGAGCTACGCCAAGAACGTCATGCAGAACGGCGACGCGGCCGAGCAGGACGCCCAGCTCGAACAGGTCACCCAGGACCTCAGCGCCCGCAGCGGCACCACCGGCCTCTACGAGGTCGTCATCATCCCCTCGGCCGACGGGGTCGCCGGTTGGGCGACGGTCGACCAGGAGAGTGTGCCCGACCGGCTGCGCGAAGAGGTGAGCTCCGCCGAACTGGAGTCGCAGTACCTGACCTACACCGAGATCGTGCGCGGCGACAGCACCGAGCCCGCCCTGGCCGTCGGCGCGCAGCTCACCAACGCCTTCGAGCTCTACTACCTGTTCCCGCTGGAGCACGAGCAGCAGATGCTCACCCTCGTGCAGAACACCATGGTGTTCGCGGCGGCGGCCCTGATCATTTCCTTCGCGGTCATCGCCTACCTGGTGACCCGCCAGGTGGTGAGCCCGGTACGGCTCGCGGCCGGGTCGGCGGAGAAACTCGCGTCGGGCGATCTGTCCGAGCGCATGAAGGTGCGGGGCGAGGACGACCTCGCGCGGCTCGCCATGTCCTTCAACGACATGGCCGGCAACCTGCAGGAGAAGATCCACGAGCTGGAGGAGCTGTCCAAGGTGCAGCGCCAGTTCGTGTCCGATGTCTCCCACGAGCTGCGCACCCCGCTGTCAACCATCCGGATGGCCGGTGACCTGCTCTACGAGGACCGCGAGGACCTCGACCCTTCGATGTCCCGGTCCGTGGAACTGCTGCAGGGCCAGCTCGAACGGTTCGAGGAGCTGCTCGGCGACCTGCTGGAGATCAGCCGGCACGACGCCGGCGCGGCCACGCTCACCATCGAGTCGGTGGACATCCGCGACTCCGTGCTGAAGGCGGTCAGCGACGCCGAACAGATCGCGGAGCGACGCGGCATCAAGGTCGTGCTGCGGTTGCCGGCCGAGCCGTGCACGGCCGAGTTCGACCAGCGGCGCATCAACCGGATCCTGCGCAACCTCATCGTGAACGCGATCGAGCACAGCGAAGGCAAGGACGTCATCGTCACCGCGGCGGGCGACCGCGACGCGGTCGCGGTCGCCGTGCGCGACTTCGGTGTGGGGCTCAAGGACGGCGAGGAGCACCTCTGCTTCGACCGGTTCTGGCGCGCCGACCCGGCGCGCGCCCGCACCACCGGCGGCACCGGCCTGGGCCTGTCCATCGCCAAGGAGGACGCCCTGCTGCACGGGGGCTGGCTGCAGGCGTGGGGAGCGCCCGGCAAGGGCTCGCAGTTCCGGTTGTCGCTGCCGCGCGAGAACGGCAAGGAGCTGCGCGGCTCGCCGCTCCCGCTCGCCCCGCCCGAGATGGCCATCGGGCGTGCCCGTCCCGTCCAGCCCGCGTCACCTCCTGACCTCGACTCCACTCGCTCGGCAGGGGGGATGGACGCGTGA
- the mtrA gene encoding MtrAB system response regulator MtrA, translating into MKGRVLVVDDDLALAEMLGIVLRGEGFEPSFVHDGDKAMDAFRETKPDLVLLDLMLPGADGIDVCRQIRTESGVPIVMLTAKADTVDVVLGLESGADDYIVKPFKPKELVARVRVRLRRTEEPAPEILQIGDITIDVAGHSIRRDGEPISLTPLEFDLLVALARKPRQVFTREVLLEQVWGYRHAADTRLVNVHVQRLRAKIEKDPEHPEVVVTVRGVGYKAGTA; encoded by the coding sequence ATGAAGGGACGCGTACTGGTCGTCGATGACGACCTCGCTCTCGCCGAAATGTTGGGCATTGTCCTCAGAGGCGAAGGCTTCGAACCATCGTTCGTGCACGACGGCGACAAGGCCATGGATGCCTTCCGCGAGACCAAGCCCGATCTGGTGCTGCTGGACCTGATGCTGCCCGGCGCTGACGGCATTGACGTCTGCCGCCAGATCCGGACGGAGTCCGGGGTGCCGATCGTCATGCTCACCGCTAAGGCCGACACCGTCGACGTCGTCCTCGGGCTGGAGTCCGGCGCCGACGACTACATCGTCAAGCCGTTCAAGCCGAAGGAGCTGGTGGCGCGGGTGCGCGTGCGGCTGCGCCGCACCGAGGAACCGGCACCCGAGATCCTGCAGATCGGCGACATCACCATCGACGTCGCCGGGCACTCGATCCGCCGCGACGGCGAGCCGATCAGCCTCACGCCGCTGGAGTTCGACCTCCTCGTCGCGCTGGCCCGCAAGCCGCGGCAGGTGTTCACCCGCGAGGTGCTGCTCGAACAGGTGTGGGGCTACCGGCACGCCGCTGACACCCGCCTGGTGAACGTGCACGTCCAGCGGCTGCGCGCGAAGATCGAGAAGGACCCCGAGCATCCGGAGGTCGTCGTTACCGTCCGCGGCGTCGGATACAAGGCCGGGACCGCCTGA